Proteins from a genomic interval of Niabella soli DSM 19437:
- a CDS encoding TolB family protein, whose product MRKLLYWMALLLMAQLANAQQFGGNPPSLHWRQIDSDTVRVIYPKGLDTTANRVAAIVSTIAGKNYHPLGSSVKKINIVLQNQPVGSNGYVGLGPFRSEFYLTPPADNFDQGTLHWADQLALHEYRHVEQYNNFNRGASRLLHEVFGQDGYSLAVNAAVPNWFFEGDAVFQETFLSAQGRGRLPSFVNSYPTLWAAGKNYKWMKLRNGSFKDYVPNHYYLGYLLVNYGYAKYGAGFWGKVTAEAAAFKGLFYPMQKAILHHTGLSYRRFIDDAFDYYKKIYGIETRPVPPAAKPTNGEEGLANYYYPQQMDDGALLYLKATVKQRPAFYIRDRMGEHLVRYRDISNETQFSYSNGKIVYAALEADPRWSWKTYSSLRLIDLRSGTQRKVTTRTRYFSPDISVDGKLLAANSVDLKGHSSLVLLDAATGNILDKFAMAGIDYFANPKIKSRYEVIAAVRQQNGDSYIGLIHFRTKKITPLTPPTHRPVGQISLFDHKVYFIGSMGLQDAIFSVDLQSHQIKKLENKELGAYFINASRERLHWSSFTDEGYRLRQQNENDSRWTNQDPNAFVQAASGFVSDSLPHAESPLNIAVAPRPSKKYAQLTRPVNLHSWRPNYIDPEYSFTVYGNNILNTTQTNLYYIYNQNDKSSTVGGSITYGGLYPYIGIGSQYSFNREVMISQRLRRWNQWDNYLSFSVPLSWIDGRLYKYLNAGTNLGYQHDFDQITTQPGIHFGYLTHSLGFGAQVQQSRMDIFPKWGLGIKGQYRYALNQWISRQLLAKATGYLPGLLPTHSFVLSVTEQESSAKYQLFSNQLNFARGFNAVSAVRAGTATFNYHLPLLYPDWGFGNILYLQRVRGAAFFDYSVIKENRSAPYKNLQSAGAEIYVDTQWWNQYPLTFGFRIGERLTQDLVVPDGPRLFYEFILPVSLIPK is encoded by the coding sequence ATGAGGAAGCTTTTGTATTGGATGGCATTGTTATTAATGGCACAATTGGCAAACGCCCAGCAGTTTGGGGGGAATCCGCCTTCTTTGCACTGGCGGCAAATAGATTCTGACACCGTGCGTGTTATTTACCCAAAGGGATTGGATACCACTGCAAACCGGGTGGCGGCTATCGTAAGTACAATTGCCGGCAAAAATTACCATCCGCTGGGCAGCAGCGTTAAAAAAATTAATATAGTGCTGCAAAATCAGCCGGTCGGCTCTAATGGTTATGTGGGTTTAGGTCCGTTCCGCAGCGAGTTTTACCTGACGCCGCCGGCTGATAATTTTGACCAGGGAACCCTGCATTGGGCAGATCAGTTGGCGCTGCATGAATACCGGCATGTAGAGCAGTATAATAATTTTAACCGGGGGGCAAGCAGGCTGCTGCACGAAGTTTTTGGGCAGGACGGCTACTCCCTGGCTGTAAATGCTGCTGTGCCGAACTGGTTTTTTGAAGGCGATGCCGTTTTCCAGGAAACCTTTCTGTCTGCGCAGGGCAGGGGCCGGCTTCCGTCTTTTGTAAATAGTTACCCCACGCTTTGGGCAGCGGGCAAAAATTACAAATGGATGAAATTGCGCAATGGCTCCTTTAAGGATTATGTGCCGAACCACTACTACCTGGGTTATTTGCTTGTAAACTACGGCTACGCAAAGTATGGGGCCGGTTTCTGGGGAAAGGTAACCGCTGAAGCTGCCGCTTTTAAGGGATTGTTTTATCCTATGCAAAAAGCCATCCTGCATCATACCGGCTTAAGCTACCGCCGGTTTATTGACGATGCGTTTGATTATTATAAAAAGATCTATGGCATTGAAACAAGGCCCGTCCCCCCCGCGGCTAAACCCACGAACGGTGAAGAGGGGCTTGCGAACTATTATTATCCCCAGCAAATGGATGACGGGGCGCTGTTGTATTTAAAAGCTACCGTAAAACAAAGACCGGCATTTTACATCCGGGACCGCATGGGCGAGCACCTGGTGCGCTACCGGGACATAAGTAATGAAACGCAATTCAGTTACTCGAATGGAAAGATTGTGTATGCTGCGCTGGAAGCAGACCCCCGCTGGTCCTGGAAAACCTATAGCTCATTAAGGCTGATAGATTTACGGTCGGGAACACAGCGGAAGGTCACTACCCGTACCCGTTATTTTTCTCCCGATATTTCAGTTGACGGAAAATTGCTGGCGGCGAACAGCGTTGATTTAAAAGGCCACTCTTCTTTAGTACTGCTGGATGCAGCTACGGGTAACATCCTTGATAAATTTGCCATGGCGGGTATCGATTATTTTGCCAACCCTAAAATCAAAAGCCGGTATGAGGTAATTGCAGCCGTCCGGCAACAGAATGGCGATTCGTATATTGGGCTGATCCATTTCCGTACAAAAAAAATAACCCCGCTTACCCCGCCAACCCATCGCCCGGTAGGGCAAATCAGCCTGTTTGATCATAAAGTGTATTTCATCGGCTCCATGGGGTTACAGGACGCTATCTTTTCAGTCGATCTTCAGTCGCATCAAATAAAAAAGTTGGAGAACAAGGAGTTGGGCGCTTATTTTATCAATGCTTCCAGGGAACGGCTTCATTGGAGCAGCTTTACAGACGAAGGCTACCGGTTGCGGCAGCAAAATGAAAACGACAGCCGCTGGACCAACCAGGACCCGAACGCTTTTGTGCAGGCTGCTTCAGGATTTGTGAGTGATTCTTTACCTCATGCGGAAAGCCCTTTAAATATTGCTGTAGCACCCAGGCCCTCAAAAAAATATGCACAGTTAACCCGGCCGGTAAATTTGCATAGCTGGCGCCCCAATTATATCGATCCTGAATACAGTTTTACTGTTTATGGAAATAACATATTGAACACCACTCAAACCAACCTGTATTATATCTATAACCAAAATGACAAAAGCAGCACGGTAGGCGGCAGCATTACCTACGGCGGATTATATCCTTATATAGGAATAGGCTCTCAGTATAGTTTCAACAGGGAAGTGATGATCAGCCAAAGGCTTCGGAGATGGAACCAATGGGATAATTACCTGTCGTTTTCTGTTCCGCTAAGCTGGATAGACGGGCGTTTGTACAAATATCTGAATGCCGGAACCAATCTTGGTTATCAGCATGATTTTGATCAGATCACAACGCAACCTGGTATTCATTTCGGCTACCTGACGCACAGCCTGGGTTTTGGAGCGCAGGTGCAGCAATCCCGGATGGATATTTTCCCCAAATGGGGTTTGGGTATTAAGGGACAATACCGGTATGCGTTGAACCAATGGATCAGCCGGCAACTGTTGGCAAAAGCCACAGGTTACCTGCCTGGATTATTGCCCACACATAGTTTTGTTCTGTCCGTTACCGAACAGGAGTCTTCAGCAAAATACCAACTGTTTAGCAACCAGCTCAATTTTGCACGCGGCTTTAATGCAGTGAGCGCGGTACGGGCTGGTACGGCTACTTTCAACTATCACCTGCCCTTGTTATATCCCGATTGGGGATTTGGGAACATCCTGTACCTGCAGCGGGTGCGGGGCGCTGCATTCTTCGATTATTCGGTGATCAAAGAAAATCGATCGGCCCCATATAAAAACTTGCAAAGCGCCGGGGCGGAAATATATGTGGACACGCAATGGTGGAACCAATACCCGCTAACTTTTGGATTCCGTATAGGGGAGCGTCTGACGCAGGACCTGGTGGTGCCTGATGGTCCCCGATTATTTTATGAGTTTATTTTGCCGGTAAGCCTTATTCCGAAATAG